The Streptomyces sp. NBC_01275 genome has a segment encoding these proteins:
- a CDS encoding FAD-dependent oxidoreductase produces the protein MSPTVVVIGGGYGGSAAAKALDGVADVVLVDPKDAFFHAVGALRAVVDPEFLPKVFFPYDKLLANGRVVRDRAVRVEPGRVTLASGEELAADYIVLATGSGYPFPAKSDLDDSAAAQRKYREAHADLLAADHVLLLGAGPVGLEFAGEIKAVWPEKKVVIVDPVADILSEYEPELREEIRRQLAALDVQLVLGTPLKENPATASGERGTFHVSTAADVDITADIWFRCFGVVPHTDYLAGALADVRQANGEVAVTDTLQVKGQDTVFALGDITDIAESKRAGTASRHAQVVADNIKALIEGEGEGEGEGSGGLAAYRPGPPAILLPLGPTGGAAQLPGQGVLGADVAARYKGADLLTGRFGELFGTRTD, from the coding sequence GGCCAAGGCCCTGGACGGCGTCGCCGACGTCGTCCTCGTCGACCCCAAGGACGCGTTCTTCCACGCCGTCGGCGCCCTGCGCGCGGTAGTCGACCCGGAGTTCCTGCCCAAGGTCTTCTTCCCCTACGACAAGCTGCTCGCCAACGGGCGCGTGGTGCGCGACCGTGCGGTACGGGTCGAACCGGGCCGTGTGACCCTGGCCTCCGGCGAAGAACTGGCCGCCGACTACATCGTGCTGGCGACCGGCTCGGGCTACCCCTTCCCCGCCAAGAGCGACCTCGACGACAGCGCCGCGGCCCAGCGGAAGTACCGGGAGGCGCACGCCGACCTCCTGGCTGCCGACCATGTGCTGCTGCTCGGGGCCGGACCGGTCGGGCTGGAGTTCGCCGGTGAGATCAAGGCCGTATGGCCCGAGAAGAAGGTCGTCATCGTCGACCCGGTGGCCGACATCCTCAGCGAGTACGAGCCCGAACTGCGCGAGGAGATCCGCCGCCAGCTCGCCGCACTCGACGTCCAACTCGTCCTGGGCACACCCCTGAAGGAGAACCCGGCCACCGCGTCCGGCGAGCGCGGCACTTTCCATGTCAGCACCGCCGCCGACGTCGACATCACCGCCGACATCTGGTTCCGCTGCTTCGGCGTCGTCCCCCACACCGACTACCTTGCCGGCGCCCTCGCGGACGTACGCCAGGCAAACGGTGAGGTCGCCGTCACCGACACCCTCCAGGTCAAGGGACAGGACACGGTCTTCGCCCTCGGCGACATCACCGACATCGCCGAGTCCAAGCGCGCCGGCACGGCCTCGCGCCACGCGCAGGTGGTCGCCGACAACATCAAGGCGCTCATCGAGGGCGAGGGCGAGGGCGAGGGCGAGGGCTCTGGCGGACTGGCCGCCTATCGGCCGGGTCCCCCTGCCATCCTCCTGCCGCTCGGCCCGACCGGGGGAGCGGCCCAACTCCCCGGCCAGGGCGTCCTCGGCGCCGACGTCGCCGCCCGGTACAAGGGCGCGGACCTGCTGACGGGCCGCTTCGGCGAGCTGTTCGGCACGCGGACGGACTGA